A single genomic interval of Longimicrobium sp. harbors:
- a CDS encoding integrase core domain-containing protein, translating into MADVFQKQVRFWGMAPSYAFVAEPETNGVIERLFRTLKEQAVHGRIFQTIEDVRDAVRAFVARYNAEWLIEKNGYRSPAQMRAAWQEETFKRAA; encoded by the coding sequence ATGGCCGACGTCTTCCAGAAGCAGGTCAGGTTCTGGGGCATGGCGCCGAGCTATGCCTTCGTCGCGGAACCCGAGACGAACGGCGTGATCGAGAGGCTCTTTCGCACGCTGAAAGAGCAAGCCGTCCATGGTCGCATCTTCCAGACCATCGAGGACGTGCGTGACGCCGTCCGGGCCTTCGTCGCCCGCTACAACGCCGAGTGGCTGATCGAGAAGAACGGCTATCGCAGCCCAGCCCAGATGCGCGCCGCCTGGCAGGAGGAAACCTTCAAGCGCGCCGCATAA